Proteins from one Campylobacter concisus genomic window:
- a CDS encoding beta strand repeat-containing protein, translating to MAKEAGVVKSVNGGIARALNDLTGEVRQLSVGDIVYQGEKIVTEGSNSKVTITQTDGKDITLIGKDTLTLDQDSNNNETVADISALQQAILKGTDLNALEETAAGGPQAGGNGGDGVSLSSTSFAEGGHISNINANVGSIDALALAAGGDNSFGVSGGSAVGAGAGAEAGATTPKVGISISSAGSNEGGVMTYDLSLPTALTAKPTTLNLNFSGGVAGVDYDANSIEYSTDGGNTWTRGTTVNLADANQINNVKVRVTTIDNYGHDGVDIATNPTAQSANQNQGEQDGSRYSNLNGVEYGVYKRNLTLNVTTDNDEIINSQANGKITDNDDYVNINQGLSEAVFTGDGDDTVNMSGAFSDVNSYVSTEDGDDVINVKSGSVLNYGNAQIDAGDGNDTINLDQGSFVGISGSSGTRIYGGDGDDTFNMNGEIKGGIVYGDDGDDTFNVGSTGVLKDGATIYANEGNDTINFGGTAENGTQIQGNEGYDTINIKSGAVIDNSSVYGDDVNENSFDAGNEINIDGTVRNNSNVYGGAGVDTVNINGTVENSSTINTRSGDDKVNINAGAEIKNSNINTGEGGDVVSIKGKLGDSAMIDTEDGDDIVNFAGETSGYAAINTGLGKDTFNIESGATFSKFLRVDTGEDDDTVNIKNGANLSWGSIKTGAGNDTVNIDGNMIGNPNHFNEISTGSGDDTININGHVSGESRIKAGEGNNTVYVRGTVDGKARIEAGDVDNEDKHSELYIESGATLSGGSSVSMGGGNDTIYIRQGSTVNGGATISAGYGNDTAYIDENLDTGNISMGGGVDTINFKKGITITRGVIDFGSGNDTVNIDGITFTNGAELLSGSVDRPHWYDDDDNDIINITNSTFKQNSKIDAKMGDDKINIGAGAVIDNSNVIAGYGSDTININAGSKVVNGSKIYSGLDHSYGDTNDIDTININGGEVTDSEIYTSRSKTITNIKDGTLTNLKFYGGSGTDEINISGGIIKKSEITGGDGDDEININGGNFTETKISTGRGTYSGDGDVVNIAGGTFSKTTVELQGTKNTVNINSGAVFGDQSDAIANRQYQTKIVNGNGEDHVNVNAGAIVKNATFDLNGGSDTITVASGATVEHSQLITGDDVDTLNINGTVSGDTHVDLGYGADTLNIGNGAIVSDSDIHMDDGGQGYNDTINIANNVTLQDWADIKGGGGVDTITAGDNLTLANSAGIHGDWGNNGRAVNNTGDGNDIITVGKNLTMSGGSIISGGGGNDIISIGKNASIQDTSTIDGGAGFDTLKVADNSIDFSHVKNIEKLDMTNGEKTTLALTASNVQDILRDSSENKLKIDGDSNDELTLGSSWTKGASSGGYTTYTSGTTTIEVQDQIHVL from the coding sequence ATGGCTAAAGAAGCCGGAGTAGTTAAAAGCGTAAATGGAGGAATAGCAAGAGCACTTAATGACTTAACAGGAGAGGTAAGACAATTAAGTGTAGGAGATATTGTATACCAAGGTGAAAAGATAGTTACAGAGGGTTCTAACTCTAAAGTAACAATAACTCAAACTGATGGTAAAGATATAACTTTAATAGGTAAAGATACTCTAACTCTAGATCAAGACTCTAACAATAACGAAACAGTAGCTGATATCTCAGCTTTACAACAAGCCATCTTAAAAGGAACAGATCTTAATGCTCTAGAAGAAACTGCTGCAGGTGGTCCACAAGCAGGTGGTAATGGTGGAGATGGCGTAAGTTTATCTTCTACTAGCTTTGCAGAAGGAGGCCACATTAGTAACATAAATGCTAATGTAGGAAGCATAGATGCTTTAGCTCTAGCAGCAGGTGGAGATAATAGCTTTGGTGTAAGTGGAGGAAGTGCTGTTGGAGCTGGAGCTGGAGCTGAAGCTGGGGCAACTACGCCCAAAGTTGGTATAAGTATAAGCTCTGCTGGCTCTAACGAAGGCGGAGTTATGACTTACGACCTATCTTTACCTACTGCATTAACGGCTAAACCTACTACGTTAAATTTAAATTTTAGCGGCGGAGTAGCCGGAGTAGATTACGACGCAAACTCTATAGAGTATTCTACCGACGGCGGCAATACTTGGACGCGCGGCACTACCGTAAATCTTGCCGACGCAAATCAAATTAATAACGTCAAAGTAAGAGTAACTACTATAGATAACTACGGACACGATGGCGTAGATATAGCTACTAATCCTACGGCTCAAAGCGCTAATCAGAATCAAGGCGAACAAGACGGAAGCAGGTATTCTAATCTAAACGGAGTAGAGTACGGCGTATATAAAAGAAATTTAACCCTAAACGTAACTACCGATAACGACGAGATTATTAACTCTCAAGCTAACGGCAAAATTACCGATAACGACGATTACGTAAATATTAATCAGGGGCTAAGCGAAGCGGTATTTACGGGCGACGGCGACGACACCGTAAATATGAGCGGAGCGTTTAGCGATGTAAATTCGTATGTTAGCACAGAAGACGGCGATGACGTTATCAACGTAAAATCAGGCTCCGTGTTGAATTACGGAAACGCTCAAATAGATGCCGGCGACGGTAACGACACGATCAACCTAGACCAAGGCTCATTCGTAGGGATTAGCGGTAGCTCCGGTACTAGAATATACGGCGGAGACGGCGACGATACCTTTAACATGAACGGAGAGATCAAGGGCGGAATTGTTTATGGCGACGACGGCGATGATACATTTAACGTAGGTTCGACCGGAGTTCTTAAGGACGGCGCGACTATTTACGCTAATGAAGGCAACGATACTATAAATTTCGGCGGAACGGCTGAAAACGGAACTCAAATCCAAGGTAACGAAGGATACGATACTATAAACATCAAATCCGGTGCGGTAATAGATAATTCATCGGTATACGGCGACGACGTCAATGAGAATTCTTTTGACGCAGGTAACGAAATAAATATCGACGGAACGGTTAGAAATAACTCTAACGTATACGGCGGCGCGGGAGTAGATACCGTAAACATAAACGGAACGGTAGAGAACTCGTCGACGATAAATACTCGCAGCGGTGACGACAAGGTAAACATAAATGCTGGAGCGGAAATAAAAAATAGCAATATAAATACCGGCGAGGGAGGCGACGTAGTTAGTATCAAGGGCAAGCTAGGCGATAGTGCGATGATAGATACCGAAGACGGCGATGATATCGTAAATTTTGCCGGAGAAACGAGTGGATATGCCGCAATAAATACTGGACTCGGAAAAGATACGTTTAATATCGAAAGCGGAGCAACTTTTAGCAAATTTCTTAGAGTAGACACCGGCGAGGACGATGATACGGTTAATATTAAAAATGGCGCAAATTTATCTTGGGGAAGTATAAAAACTGGAGCCGGAAACGATACTGTAAATATAGATGGCAATATGATCGGTAATCCAAATCATTTTAATGAGATAAGTACTGGAAGCGGCGATGATACGATAAATATAAACGGGCACGTATCCGGAGAATCAAGAATAAAAGCCGGCGAGGGTAACAATACCGTATACGTTAGAGGAACCGTCGACGGTAAAGCTAGAATAGAAGCGGGCGATGTCGATAATGAAGATAAACACAGCGAACTTTATATAGAAAGCGGAGCTACGCTAAGCGGGGGCAGTAGCGTAAGTATGGGCGGCGGCAACGATACTATTTATATTAGACAAGGCTCTACCGTAAATGGGGGTGCCACTATATCTGCCGGATATGGAAACGATACTGCATATATAGATGAAAATCTAGATACGGGTAATATAAGTATGGGCGGCGGCGTAGATACGATAAATTTCAAAAAAGGAATAACTATAACAAGAGGCGTAATAGATTTTGGTAGTGGCAATGACACAGTCAACATCGACGGCATTACCTTTACTAATGGTGCGGAACTACTCTCCGGCTCAGTAGATAGGCCCCATTGGTACGACGATGACGATAACGACATTATAAACATTACAAATTCTACATTTAAACAAAATAGTAAAATAGATGCCAAAATGGGAGATGATAAGATAAATATCGGTGCTGGAGCAGTAATAGATAACTCAAACGTTATAGCCGGATACGGTAGCGATACTATAAATATTAATGCGGGTTCTAAAGTGGTAAACGGTAGCAAGATTTATTCTGGACTAGATCATTCATACGGTGATACCAACGATATAGATACCATAAATATAAACGGTGGCGAGGTTACAGACTCTGAAATTTATACTTCTCGTAGTAAAACGATAACGAATATAAAAGACGGAACACTCACAAACCTAAAATTTTACGGCGGCTCAGGAACAGATGAGATAAATATAAGTGGGGGGATAATTAAAAAATCTGAAATAACCGGCGGTGACGGAGACGATGAGATAAATATAAACGGCGGAAATTTTACCGAAACTAAGATAAGTACCGGAAGAGGAACGTATAGTGGAGACGGAGACGTCGTAAATATCGCCGGAGGTACGTTTAGTAAAACTACCGTAGAATTACAAGGAACAAAAAATACCGTAAATATAAATTCCGGAGCGGTATTTGGCGATCAATCGGACGCTATAGCCAATAGACAGTATCAAACCAAAATAGTAAACGGTAACGGCGAAGATCACGTAAATGTAAATGCCGGAGCTATCGTTAAAAACGCGACATTCGATCTTAACGGAGGTAGTGATACTATAACCGTAGCATCAGGCGCTACCGTAGAACATTCTCAGCTTATAACCGGAGACGACGTCGATACACTAAATATAAACGGTACCGTTAGCGGAGATACGCATGTAGATTTAGGATACGGCGCGGATACCTTAAATATAGGAAATGGCGCCATCGTATCGGATTCTGATATCCATATGGACGACGGTGGTCAAGGATACAACGATACCATAAATATCGCAAATAATGTCACCCTTCAAGACTGGGCGGACATCAAAGGCGGCGGTGGAGTCGATACTATTACCGCGGGCGATAATCTAACGCTTGCTAATAGCGCGGGTATACACGGCGACTGGGGAAATAACGGAAGAGCGGTAAATAACACCGGAGACGGAAACGATATCATTACTGTAGGCAAGAATTTAACTATGAGCGGCGGCTCTATAATAAGCGGCGGCGGCGGTAACGACATTATCTCAATTGGTAAAAACGCAAGCATTCAAGATACTTCGACTATCGACGGCGGAGCCGGCTTTGATACATTAAAAGTAGCTGATAATAGCATAGACTTTAGCCATGTTAAAAATATCGAAAAACTAGATATGACTAATGGAGAAAAGACAACCTTAGCTCTTACAGCTAGCAATGTTCAAGATATATTACGTGATAGTAGCGAGAATAAGCTAAAAATAGATGGTGATAGTAACGATGAGCTTACTCTTGGAAGTAGCTGGACTAAAGGTGCTAGTTCTGGTGGTTATACTACTTATACTAGTGGTACAACTACAATCGAAGTTCAAGACCAAATACACGTACTTTAA
- a CDS encoding aryl-sulfate sulfotransferase, with product MKKTLSCVALASVLCSSAFAIGGPSGAKLDYAITGQIGEVVVNPYDTAPLTAVIKNGGYTLSNAKVTIVPKQGGQVISYKVADKHLRTHGGIPVFGMYPDYQNTVEVEYDKSYKGKTEHIKESYKIYAPAIYLESSGTPNQKGALFDKIEVTKPASTKFANRLYYVNNFVNKTGKGTKVVWNNPAGGAIEWNYSPNNFILDTKGEVRWYLEPSKIYDLKQPFHAGVMMGFKQNDDGAMTWGYGQRYAKYDIMGREIFNRELPASYNDFSHSMDVAQNGHYFLRVANADYKRADGKNVRTVRDVIVELDRDGNVVDDFRLYEILDPYRDIVLKTLDQGAVCLNIDAKKAGHTASSDELQSMDTHDKWGDIVGAGPGRNWAHVNSVDYDPSDDSIIISSRHQDAVIKIGRDKQVKWIMGAHKGWSDKFKDKLLQPVDSKGNKIVCEDEYSKCPGYESETGGFDWQWTQHTAFRIDSKSKKGLVYLTVFDNGDTRGMEQPAIAGMKYSRAVVYKIDENKKTVEQVWEYGKERGKEWYSSVTSLTQYQDDLDSIMVYSAVAGMQFDIAKGRPVGLPSPHIDEFEWGAKEPSIEIKMTNAMGYQAFPFSLQKAFEK from the coding sequence ATGAAAAAGACTTTGAGTTGTGTTGCGCTAGCTTCTGTGCTTTGCTCAAGCGCTTTTGCGATAGGCGGTCCAAGCGGGGCCAAACTAGACTATGCTATCACTGGGCAAATAGGCGAAGTAGTGGTAAATCCGTACGACACTGCCCCACTTACAGCAGTCATCAAAAATGGCGGCTACACACTAAGCAATGCAAAAGTAACCATCGTGCCAAAGCAAGGCGGTCAGGTGATAAGCTACAAAGTGGCTGACAAGCATCTTCGCACACATGGCGGCATCCCAGTTTTTGGTATGTATCCTGACTATCAAAACACCGTTGAGGTCGAGTACGACAAGAGCTACAAAGGCAAGACCGAGCATATAAAAGAGAGCTATAAAATTTACGCTCCAGCCATCTATCTAGAAAGCTCAGGCACGCCAAATCAAAAGGGCGCGCTATTTGACAAGATCGAGGTTACTAAGCCTGCGAGTACTAAATTTGCTAACCGCCTCTACTACGTAAATAACTTTGTAAATAAAACTGGCAAAGGTACAAAAGTCGTTTGGAACAACCCAGCTGGCGGTGCGATCGAGTGGAACTACAGCCCAAATAACTTCATCCTTGATACAAAAGGCGAGGTTAGATGGTACCTTGAGCCAAGCAAAATTTACGATCTAAAGCAGCCATTTCATGCTGGCGTAATGATGGGCTTTAAGCAAAATGACGACGGCGCTATGACTTGGGGATATGGCCAAAGATACGCAAAATACGACATCATGGGTAGAGAAATTTTCAACCGCGAGCTACCAGCTAGCTACAACGACTTCTCTCACTCGATGGACGTAGCACAAAACGGACACTACTTCTTGCGCGTGGCAAATGCTGATTATAAAAGGGCTGATGGCAAAAACGTAAGAACAGTGCGCGACGTCATCGTTGAGCTTGACAGAGATGGCAACGTAGTTGATGACTTTAGACTATATGAAATCCTCGATCCTTACCGCGACATCGTGCTAAAAACACTTGATCAAGGTGCAGTTTGCTTAAACATAGACGCTAAAAAAGCAGGCCACACAGCAAGCTCTGATGAGCTTCAGTCGATGGATACGCACGATAAGTGGGGCGACATAGTTGGCGCAGGTCCTGGCCGTAACTGGGCTCACGTAAATAGCGTAGACTATGACCCAAGCGACGATAGTATAATCATCTCAAGTCGCCACCAAGATGCAGTCATCAAAATCGGCCGTGATAAACAAGTAAAATGGATCATGGGCGCTCACAAGGGCTGGAGCGATAAATTTAAAGACAAACTCCTTCAGCCAGTTGATAGTAAAGGTAACAAAATCGTATGCGAGGATGAATACTCAAAATGCCCAGGATACGAGAGCGAAACAGGCGGCTTTGACTGGCAGTGGACACAACATACGGCATTTAGGATAGATAGCAAGTCTAAAAAAGGTCTTGTCTATCTCACTGTCTTTGACAACGGCGATACAAGAGGAATGGAACAGCCCGCAATAGCAGGAATGAAATACTCCCGTGCCGTTGTCTATAAAATAGATGAAAATAAAAAGACAGTCGAGCAAGTCTGGGAATACGGCAAAGAGCGTGGCAAAGAGTGGTATAGCTCGGTCACCAGCCTTACACAGTATCAAGATGACCTTGATAGTATCATGGTCTACTCAGCCGTTGCTGGCATGCAGTTTGACATCGCAAAAGGTCGCCCAGTAGGACTTCCAAGCCCACATATAGATGAGTTTGAGTGGGGTGCAAAAGAGCCTAGCATCGAGATAAAGATGACAAATGCTATGGGCTATCAGGCATTTCCATTTAGCTTACAAAAAGCGTTTGAGAAATAA
- a CDS encoding carboxymuconolactone decarboxylase family protein, with product MTLTYNAKKIYEIWFDSKSELEESNASFLEDYLNFLGDISEVINIDEKTRLSVIIASLCVSKGAKSSFKSFIRAALNVGISAKEIREILYQAVPYAGLGKIEDCIFLADEIFNERYIELENMPKKSREGRDERGLEIQRKLFPAVDKFIASMPNDQKHIMEFLSQNCFGDFYARDGLSLELRELLTFVYITTLGFAKPQLLGHIAANFGIGNDRAKLISVVTTLIPFIGYPSALNALSAINEISSSKN from the coding sequence ATGACACTAACTTACAATGCAAAGAAAATTTATGAAATTTGGTTTGATTCAAAAAGTGAGCTTGAAGAGAGCAACGCTAGCTTTTTAGAGGATTATTTAAATTTTTTAGGCGATATTAGTGAAGTGATAAATATTGATGAAAAAACAAGACTTTCGGTTATCATCGCCTCTCTTTGCGTGAGTAAAGGTGCGAAAAGCTCATTTAAAAGCTTCATTAGGGCTGCTTTAAATGTGGGCATATCAGCAAAAGAGATAAGAGAAATTTTATATCAAGCAGTGCCTTATGCTGGGCTTGGCAAGATAGAAGATTGTATATTTTTAGCTGATGAAATTTTTAATGAGCGCTATATAGAGCTTGAAAATATGCCTAAAAAATCAAGAGAAGGCAGAGATGAACGAGGCCTTGAAATACAAAGAAAACTCTTCCCAGCGGTTGATAAATTTATCGCATCAATGCCAAATGATCAAAAACATATAATGGAGTTTTTATCGCAAAACTGCTTTGGCGATTTTTATGCAAGAGATGGGCTTAGTTTAGAGCTTAGGGAGCTTTTGACATTTGTCTACATCACGACTCTTGGCTTTGCAAAGCCACAGCTTTTAGGGCACATTGCTGCAAATTTTGGCATCGGCAACGATAGAGCTAAATTAATAAGCGTTGTTACGACACTTATACCATTTATAGGATATCCAAGTGCTTTAAACGCATTATCAGCAATAAATGAGATAAGTTCTAGTAAAAATTAA
- a CDS encoding thiol:disulfide interchange protein DsbA/DsbL — protein MSFLSKFSKAIFAVAVAGAISASAFSEGEDYVKLEKPLSVGQNTLVKIFSYACPFCYKYDKSVTPKVVEKIPGLKYEPFHLKTKGDYGEVASKVFAVLITMDEAKGVSLFDENSLFKKAKFAYYKAYHDKKERWSDGKDAEGFLKTGLDAAGVSKADYEKELANPKVTELLKKWDESYDVAKIQGVPAFVVNGKYLIMTKSISSLDGMAALIEELLKK, from the coding sequence ATGAGTTTTCTATCTAAATTTAGCAAGGCTATCTTTGCTGTTGCAGTTGCTGGTGCGATTAGTGCTAGTGCATTTAGCGAGGGTGAGGACTACGTTAAGCTTGAAAAGCCACTAAGTGTGGGACAAAATACGCTAGTTAAAATTTTTAGCTACGCTTGCCCATTTTGCTACAAATACGACAAGAGCGTTACTCCAAAGGTAGTTGAGAAAATCCCTGGACTAAAATACGAGCCATTTCACCTAAAGACAAAGGGCGATTATGGCGAGGTTGCGAGCAAGGTCTTTGCCGTGCTTATCACTATGGACGAGGCAAAAGGTGTCAGCTTATTTGATGAAAATTCGCTATTTAAAAAGGCTAAATTTGCCTACTACAAGGCTTATCACGACAAAAAAGAGCGCTGGAGCGATGGCAAAGATGCTGAGGGTTTTTTAAAGACTGGACTTGATGCAGCTGGCGTTAGTAAGGCTGATTATGAAAAAGAGCTAGCTAATCCAAAAGTGACTGAGCTACTTAAAAAGTGGGATGAGAGCTATGACGTGGCTAAAATTCAGGGCGTGCCAGCATTTGTCGTAAATGGCAAATACCTCATCATGACAAAATCAATCAGCTCGCTTGATGGCATGGCAGCACTCATTGAAGAGCTTCTTAAAAAATAA
- the dsbI gene encoding protein-disulfide oxidoreductase DsbI, whose amino-acid sequence MSFFKKMAKFQDSRISWAILVFVSIALVVIAHSLFQNYAYMPPCEQCVYIRFAFLCMALGGVIAMINPKNLLFALIGYVFAFWGAVQGIMYSVKLAKIHDAVHGDDPFGVQGCSTEPHYPFGLPLEKWAPDWFMPTGDCGYDSPMVPDGVVLSDLQKSIVDLYADGWYLVPSSKFMSMADCTLLGFSVCFVVLALMLVSKLLSFLK is encoded by the coding sequence ATGAGCTTTTTTAAAAAAATGGCTAAATTTCAAGACTCACGCATCTCTTGGGCGATCCTAGTCTTTGTAAGCATTGCACTTGTCGTTATCGCGCACTCGCTCTTTCAAAACTACGCTTATATGCCTCCTTGCGAGCAGTGCGTCTATATACGTTTTGCATTTTTATGTATGGCGCTTGGCGGCGTTATCGCTATGATAAATCCAAAAAATTTGCTCTTTGCTCTAATTGGCTACGTCTTTGCCTTTTGGGGAGCGGTGCAGGGCATAATGTATAGCGTAAAGCTAGCTAAAATTCACGATGCAGTGCATGGTGATGATCCTTTTGGCGTGCAGGGCTGCTCTACTGAGCCACACTATCCATTTGGCTTACCGCTTGAAAAGTGGGCGCCTGACTGGTTTATGCCAACAGGCGACTGCGGATATGACAGCCCTATGGTGCCTGATGGCGTGGTGCTAAGTGATTTGCAAAAGAGCATAGTTGATCTTTATGCCGACGGCTGGTATCTTGTGCCTTCATCTAAATTTATGTCGATGGCTGATTGCACGCTACTTGGGTTTAGTGTTTGTTTTGTAGTGCTTGCGCTTATGCTTGTTTCAAAGCTTTTGTCCTTTTTAAAATGA
- a CDS encoding sensor histidine kinase, producing MGINLKSQNIKIYAIILLASLFVILLGLNIYSNAKEKIIELSDKNNIAVSKNIVNNFQIWLDERINSLIRASKFIQNAGIVDDDEKIAGFIKLFKQNAKEFDLMQLLRDDGEIFVDGEKILEEVMPKSERAGLIWYVETKNTNAPSVNFMQKHKILKGSTLNLCVPVTKQAKFKAALCGVVRIENIFNSIKNFSLAPNSYSFLVTHSGEILTSIPDLALKKEIEEKFKELFLKDEDITSLKIGQNLIQVAEIPTINWFIGAGTNNEEEISALTKEALKNALSLLFAFVALTFLANILHNFMYNKIKKIQDEYETLLTHRAKMSEAGELISGINHQFIQPVNSLKLMLSSCIMLKKEGKLNDEELINLLEKGQSSVKLLSSTIEIFRNFYKSAENVSEFEVQTSIKNLITLMHTELSRANVSVKFSGFNEQKVRQIENIIQQILLILIHNAKDSLVESYKNEPLKRIIEIKFRSFEDKCYIGVYDNGNGVSEQMSEKIFTWLNTTKKQGNGIGLYFAKKLAQEKLNGDVRLVNNAKPTVFELSFDINLKD from the coding sequence ATGGGTATTAATTTAAAATCACAAAATATTAAAATCTACGCCATCATCTTGCTTGCTAGCCTTTTTGTAATACTTCTTGGGCTAAATATTTATAGCAATGCAAAAGAGAAAATCATAGAGCTATCTGATAAAAATAACATAGCAGTTAGCAAAAATATCGTAAATAACTTTCAAATTTGGCTTGATGAACGTATAAATTCACTCATTCGTGCATCAAAATTTATACAAAATGCAGGTATCGTAGATGACGATGAAAAGATAGCTGGCTTTATAAAGCTCTTTAAGCAAAACGCGAAAGAATTTGATCTAATGCAGCTTTTAAGGGATGATGGAGAAATTTTTGTAGATGGAGAAAAAATTTTAGAAGAAGTTATGCCAAAGAGCGAAAGAGCAGGGCTTATCTGGTATGTTGAGACAAAAAATACAAATGCCCCAAGCGTAAATTTCATGCAAAAACATAAAATTTTAAAAGGCTCAACTCTAAATTTATGCGTTCCAGTCACAAAACAAGCGAAATTTAAAGCAGCGCTTTGTGGCGTCGTGCGTATAGAAAATATCTTTAACAGCATTAAAAATTTTAGCCTTGCGCCAAATTCTTACTCATTTTTGGTGACTCATAGCGGTGAAATTTTAACATCGATACCTGATCTTGCTTTAAAAAAAGAGATCGAGGAGAAATTTAAAGAGTTGTTTTTAAAAGATGAAGACATTACAAGCTTAAAAATAGGACAAAATTTAATCCAAGTAGCTGAGATACCAACGATAAATTGGTTCATAGGAGCTGGCACAAATAATGAAGAGGAAATTTCAGCTTTAACAAAAGAAGCTTTAAAAAATGCCCTAAGCTTGCTCTTTGCCTTCGTTGCGCTCACATTTTTAGCAAATATTCTTCATAATTTTATGTATAACAAGATAAAAAAGATACAAGATGAGTATGAAACTTTGCTAACTCATAGAGCCAAAATGAGTGAGGCTGGCGAGCTAATAAGTGGTATCAACCATCAATTCATTCAGCCAGTAAATTCGCTAAAACTAATGCTAAGCTCGTGCATAATGTTAAAAAAAGAAGGCAAATTAAACGACGAGGAGCTAATAAATTTACTTGAAAAAGGGCAAAGCTCGGTCAAACTTCTTTCAAGTACTATTGAAATTTTTAGAAATTTTTACAAAAGCGCTGAAAATGTGAGCGAATTTGAGGTACAAACAAGCATTAAAAATCTAATAACTCTCATGCATACAGAGCTAAGCCGTGCAAATGTTAGTGTAAAATTTAGCGGCTTTAATGAACAAAAAGTTCGTCAGATAGAAAATATAATCCAACAAATTTTGTTAATCCTAATACACAACGCAAAAGACTCACTTGTCGAAAGCTACAAAAATGAGCCACTAAAGCGTATCATCGAGATAAAATTTAGAAGCTTTGAAGATAAGTGCTACATCGGAGTTTATGACAATGGAAATGGCGTAAGCGAGCAAATGAGCGAGAAAATTTTTACTTGGCTAAATACCACTAAAAAGCAAGGAAATGGTATAGGACTTTATTTTGCTAAAAAGCTAGCACAAGAAAAGCTAAATGGTGATGTAAGGCTCGTAAATAACGCAAAGCCAACGGTATTTGAGCTAAGTTTTGATATAAATTTAAAGGACTAA
- a CDS encoding response regulator transcription factor codes for MQEVLEILKKTSVLVVEDDDMARELIISGLKPYCEQVIGACNGQDGVEKFKKQGFDIVMSDIHMPVLNGFEMMNEMKRTKPHQKFIVFTSYDSDENLIKSMEEGAMLFLKKPIDMKDLRAMLISLSFERDEKLVYLSDEVSINLKREKIYKNGIEIYLSFLQNKIFWLFAYNLNKLVTYEMIEEFVYESDVSKAAIQNVILRLKRELGVKFKNISESGYILITKSE; via the coding sequence ATGCAAGAAGTCTTAGAAATTTTAAAAAAGACGTCCGTCTTGGTAGTCGAAGATGACGATATGGCAAGAGAGCTTATTATTAGTGGGCTTAAACCTTATTGCGAACAGGTAATTGGTGCCTGCAATGGACAAGATGGCGTGGAAAAATTTAAAAAGCAAGGCTTTGATATTGTGATGAGCGATATTCACATGCCAGTGCTTAATGGCTTTGAGATGATGAATGAGATGAAACGTACAAAGCCGCACCAAAAATTTATCGTCTTTACCTCTTATGATAGTGATGAAAATTTGATAAAAAGCATGGAGGAAGGGGCGATGCTTTTTTTAAAAAAGCCTATTGATATGAAGGATCTTAGAGCAATGCTTATTAGTTTAAGTTTTGAACGAGATGAAAAGCTAGTTTATTTAAGCGATGAGGTGAGTATAAATTTAAAAAGAGAGAAAATTTATAAAAACGGCATTGAAATTTATCTTAGCTTTTTACAAAATAAGATATTTTGGCTCTTTGCTTATAATCTAAATAAGCTAGTTACTTATGAGATGATAGAAGAATTTGTCTATGAAAGCGATGTTAGCAAGGCGGCTATCCAAAATGTGATACTTCGTCTAAAGCGTGAGCTTGGTGTGAAATTTAAAAATATCAGTGAGAGTGGATATATTTTAATCACAAAATCTGAATGA